From a region of the Helianthus annuus cultivar XRQ/B chromosome 5, HanXRQr2.0-SUNRISE, whole genome shotgun sequence genome:
- the LOC110943440 gene encoding putative F-box/kelch-repeat protein At1g12870: MELIGDDMIFEEILSRLPAKAVCRFKCVSKQWCYELSTPKFVFIHTRRVGNSIQKKLLSLKESSIVVDDIVSGNLEVDTSKTVNFPYDVHPSFLSIICSFNGLILVCIKRNPNELVLWNPTTRRFKPISDDYFIRYFGRHYDTGGMYLDEDNDLKVLHINCYWDVVTARVYSRRHDSWRKLNFLNGTQFASNFYSWSSGIYSGKTIYFIVSSYWIPPGERNIVAYDVISESFSLLRFPERIEVNPCQVHFLTISNKLHVIVVHYAGELIADLVKYEHDDWIKVFSFNKARIVQHLEPQQRTNVIQDNKWLITSICGDTVEVLLCNDSFNYIQYVDSYNGPKGALFLETIVSPFD; encoded by the coding sequence ATGGAACTTATTGGGGATGACATGATATTTGAAGAGATCTTATCGAGACTACCTGCAAAGGCAGTTTGTCGTTTCAAATGTGTTTCTAAACAATGGTGTTATGAATTATCCAcaccaaagtttgttttcatccaTACTCGGCGAGTTGGAAATTCAATACAAAAGAAGCTGCTCTCCTTGAAAGAAAGTTCCATAGTCGTTGACGACATAGTATCTGGCAACTTAGAAGTCGATACTAGCAAAACCGTAAATTTTCCATATGATGTCCATCCATCCTTTTTAAGCATTATATGTTCGTTTAATGGTCTGATTTTAGTTTGCATTAAAAGGAATCCCAATGAGCTGGTCCTTTGGAATCCAACGACGAGACGTTTTAAACCAATATCGGACGACTACTTTATTCGTTATTTTGGTCGACACTACGATACTGGTGGAATGTACTTAGACGAGGACAACGATCTAAAAGTGCTTCATATTAATTGTTACTGGGACGTAGTTACTGCTCGTGTATATTCACGACGTCATGACTCATGGAGGAAATTAAACTTCTTGAACGGAACTCAATTCGCTTCAAACTTTTATTCATGGTCTTCTGGAATTTATTCCGGCAAAACAATATATTTCATTGTTTCAAGTTACTGGATTCCACCTGGTGAAAGGAACATAGTTGCTTACGATGTTATCTCTGAATCTTTCAGTTTACTTCGTTTTCCGGAGCGTATTGAAGTCAATCCTTGCCAAGTACATTTTCTAACAATTTCGAACAAGCTCCATGTCATTGTTGTTCATTATGCTGGTGAACTAATTGCAGATTTGGTCAAATATGAACATGATGACTGGATCAAGGTCTTTTCTTTCAATAAGGCTCGCATAGTTCAACATTTGGAGCCTCAGCAAAGGACAAATGTAATTCAAGACAACAAGTGGTTGATAACCAGTATTTGTGGAGATACTGTTGAAGTTCTACTTTGCAATGATTCTTTTAACTACATCCAATATGTTGACAGCTACAACGGACCGAAAGGCGCATTATTTTTGGAGACAATTGTTTCGCCTTTCGATTAA